The genomic interval ACGCCTACGCGGCGAAGCGCGGCCGGGACGACTTCTTCATGTTCGGCGAGGTGTACTCCTCCGACACGGACGTCACCGCCCCCTACGTCACGCAGGGCCGGCTCGACGCCACCCTCGACTTCCCCTTCCAGGAGGCGGCCCGCTCCTACGCCTCCCAGGGCGGCAGCGCCCAGAAGCTCGCCTCCGTCTTCGGTGACGACTACAAGTACACGACCGGCAGGGCCAACGCGTACGAGCAGGTCACCTTCCTCGGCAACCACGACATGGGCCGCGTGGGGACGTTCCTGAAGCAGGACAACCCGGAGGCGTCCGACGCGGAGCTGCTGAAGCGGGACATGCTCGCCAACGAGCTGATGTTCCTCAGCCGCGGCAACCCGGTCGTCTACTACGGCGACGAGCAGGGCTTCACCGGCGCCGGCGGCGACAAGGACGCCCGCCAGACCCTCTTCGCGTCCCGCACCGCCGACTACCTCGACGACGACCTGATCGGCACCGGCCGCACCCACGCCGAGGACGCCTACGACACCCGCTCCCCGCTCTACCGGCAGATCAGCGCCCTCGCCGAGCTCCGCAGGGCGCACCCCGCGCTGACCGACGGCATCCAGCAGGAGCGGTACGCCGACGACGGCCCCGGCGTCTACGCCTTCTCCCGCACCGCCACCGGCAAGGACACCACCGAGTACGTCGTCGCCTTCAACAACGCCGACGAGTCCAAGCAGGCCACCTTCGCCACCGGCTCCGCCCGGACGACCTTCAAGGGCATCCACGGCACCGACGCGACCGTGCGCAGCGACGCCGACCGGAAGATCACCGTCTCCGTCCCGGCCCGCTCGGCGATCGTCCTGAAGGCCGCCGCCCCGCTCGGCAAGCCCGAGGCGAAGCCCGCGCTCACCCTGAAGGCCCCCGAGGCGGGCGCCACCGGCACCGTCGAGCTGAGCGCCGACGTCCGGGGGGGTCAGCTCAACCGGGTCGTCTTCGCCGCCCAGGCGGGCAACGGTGAGTGGCAGACGCTCGGCTCCGCCGACCACGCCCCCTACAAGGTCACCCACACCATCGGCGCGGACGTCCCCGCCGGCACCGCCCTGCGGTACAAGGCCGTCGTGATCGACTCGGCCGGCCGCACCGCGAGCGCCCTGGCCGCCTCCAGCGCCGGCGCCCCGCCGGCCGAGGAGGAGCCCACCGCCGCCTCCCGCGACTACGCGATCGTCCACTACCAGCGCCCCGACGGCGACTACGACGACTGGAGCCTGTACGCCTGGGGCGACCTCGCGGACGGCGAGGCCACCGAGTGGCCGGCGGGCCACGCCTTCACCGGCCGCGACGCCTACGGCGCCTTCGCCTGGGTCAAGCTGAAGCCGGGCGCCTCCGACGTCGGCTTCCTGGTGGTCGACAAGGACGGCGACAAGGACGTCGCCACCGACCGCACCATCGACGTGACCCGCACCGGCGAGGTCTGGATCAGGCAGGGCGACGACACCGTCACCACCGAGCGGCCCGAGTACCCGGCGCAGGACACCACCAAGGCCGTCCTGCACTACCACCGCGCCGACGGGAACTACGAGGGCTGGGGGCTGCACACCTGGACCGGCGCCGCGAACCCCACCGACTGGTCGAAGCCCCTGGAACCGGTGGAGACTGATGCCTATGGCGCTGTCTTCGAGGTGCCGCTCGCCGAGGGTGCCACCAGTCTCAGCTACATCCTCCACAAGGGCGACGAGAAGGACCTCCCCTCCGACCAGTCGCTCGACCTCAGGGCGAACGGCCACGAGGTGTGGCTGGTGAGCGGGCAGGAGGAGTACCTGCTGCCCCAGCCCGCCGGGTCCGCGGCCGCCCTCGACCTGACCACCTCCAAGGCGGTCTGGATCGACCGCTCCACCCTCGTCTGGGACGGCTCCGCCGCGGCCGCCTCCACCCAGCTCCTCGCCTCCCGCACCGGCTCGGTCGCGGTCAGGGACGGGAAGCTGGACACGGGCGACGCCCGCTGGCTCCGCCTGACGAAGTCGGCCCTCACCGACGCCCAGAAAACGGAGTTCCCCCACCTCGCCGACGGCACCGCCTGGACCGTCGACCCGCGCGACCGCGACCGGGTCCGCGAGGCCCTGCGCGGCCAGGTCGTCGCCACCCAGCGTGCCGCTGGGGGTACCTCCCAGGCTTTCGGCACTGGGGGAGGCGCCGTGCTCGCCGCCACCGGCGTGCAGATCGCCGGCGTCCTCGACGACCTCTACGCCGCCGGCGCCACCAAGGCGCGGCTCGGCCCGGTGTTCCGCCACAGTCGGCCCACCCTGTCGGTCTGGGCGCCGACCGCGCGGAAGGTCGCCCTGGAGATCGGCGGCCGTACCGTCGCCATGCGCCGCGACGACGCCACCGGCGTCTGGTCCGTCACCGGCCCCGCCTCCTGGAAGGGCGAGGCGTACCGGTACGCGGTCACCGTGTGGGCGCCCGCCGCGGGCGAGGTCGTCACCAACAAGGTCACCGACCCCTACGCGACGGCCCTCACCACCGACTCCGAGCGCAGCCTCGTCGTCGACCTCGCCGACCGGTCCCTGAAGCCGCGCGGCTGGGAGAGCTACACCAAGCCGAAGGCGGTGCCGCTGAAGGACGCGCAGATCCAGGAGCTGCACATCCGCGACTTCTCCGTCGAGGACCGCACGGCGAAGCACCGGGGCACCTACCTGGCCTTCACCGACAAGGACAGCGACGGCAGCAGGCACCTGCGGAAGCTGGCGCAGGCCGGCACGTCGTACGTGCACCTGCTGCCCGCCTTCGACATCGCCACCATCCCCGAGCGGAAGTCGGACCAGGCGACCGTCGACTGCGACCTCGCCTCCTACCCGGCCGGCTCCGAGAAGCAGCAGGAGTGCGTCGCCAAGGCCGCCGCGAAGGACGCCTACAACTGGGGCTACGACCCGTACCACTACACCGTCCCCGAGGGCTCCTACGCCACCGACCCGGACGGCACCGCCCGCACGGCCGAGTTCCGCGAGATGGTCAAGGCGCTCAACGAGGACGGCCTGCGCGTGGTGATGGACGTGGTCTACAACCACACCGCCGCCCACGGTCAGGCGAAGACCTCCGTGCTGGACCGGATCGTCCCCGGCTACTACCAGCGACTCCTCGCCGACGGCTCCGTCGCCGACAGCACCTGCTGCTCCAACACGGCTCCCGAGAACGCCATGATGGGCAAGCTGGTCGTCGACTCGGTCGTCACCTGGGCCAAGGAGTACAAGGTCGACGGCTTCCGCTTCGACCTCATGGGCCACCACCCGAAGGCCAACATCCTCGCCGTCCGCAAGGCCCTCGACGCCCTCACCCTGACGAAGGACGGTGTCGACGGCAAGAAGATCATCCTGTACGGCGAGGGCTGGAACTTCGGCGAGATCGCCGACGACGCCCGCTTCGAGCAGGCCACGCAGCAGAACATGGTCGGCACCGGCATCGCCACCTTCTCCGACCGGGCCCGCGACGCCGTGCGCGGCGGCGGCCCCTTCGACGAGGACCCCGGCGTGCAGGGCTTCGCCTCCGGCCTCTACACCGACCCCAACTCCTCGGCGGCCAACGGCACCCCGGCCGAGCAGAAGGCCCGGCTGCTGCACTACCAGGACCTGATCAAGGTGGGCCTGAGCGGCAACCTCGCCGACTACACCTTCACCGACACCAGCGGCAAGCGGGTCAAGGGCTCCCAGGTCGACTACAACGGCGCCCCCGCCGGCTACGCGGCCGCCCCCGGCGACGCCCTCGCCTACGCGGACGCGCACGACAACGAGACGCTGTTCGACGCGCTCGCCTTCAAGCTGCCGAAGGACACCCCGGCCGCGGACCGGGCCCGCATGCAGGTCCTCGCCATGGCGACCGCCGCCCTCTCCCAGGGTCCGGCGCTCTCCCAGGCGGGCACCGACCTGCTGCGCTCCAAGTCCCTGGACCGCAACTCCTACGACAGCGGCGACTGGTTCAACGCCATCCACTGGAACTGCGCGGACGGCAACGGCATGGGCCGCGGTCTGCCGCCGGCCGCCGACAACCAGGACAAGTGGCCGTACGCCGAGCCGCTGCTCGGCTCGGTCACCGTGGGCTGCCCGCAGATCGAGGGCGCCTCGGCCGCCTACCGGGACCTGCTGCGGATCCGTACGACGGAGAAGGCGTTCTCCCTCGGCACGGCGGAGCAGGTGCAGTCCCGGCTGTCGTTCCCGCTGTCCGGCGAGGACGAGACGCCCGGCGTGATCACCATGAAGCTGGGCGACCTGGTCGTGGTCTTCAACGCCACGCCCGAGCGGCAGCAGCAGCGCGTCGCGGCGCTCGCCGGGACCGGACACCGCCTGCACCCGGTGCAGGCCGAGGGCGGGGACGCGGTCGTGAAGACCTCGTCGTACGCCGAGGCGACCGGCACGTTCACCGTGCCGGCCCGCACGGTCGCGGTGTTCACCGCCGGATGACCGGCTGACCGGCTGCGGCTAGGGTGGGCCCTCCTGACCTGCACCAGGAGGGCCCATGCCGCAGATCACCGTCGACTACTCGGACAACCTGGCGGACGGTTTCGACCGGCCCGCCTTCGCGCGGGACCTGCACTCCGCCGTCGTGGAGATCGCTGCGGCGAAACCGCCCGCGTGCAAGACGCGGTTCCGGCGCACCGAGGACCCGGTGGTCGGCCCCGACACCGACGGGCACGCCCTGGTGCACGTCCACATCGCCCTGCTGGCCGGCCGCACCGACGAGACCAAGGCCCGGCTCACCGAGACGGTCCTGGACCTGCTGCGGCAGTACGTGAAGCCGTCCGGCGGGCGGATGCTGCACGCCTCCGCCGAGATCCGCGACCTCGACCCGTCCTACCGGAAGTACGAGGGGGAGTAGCGGGCGGTCACGACAGGCCGTCGCGGTACAGCCACGCCGGCCGCACCGGGACGCCGTCCTCGGCGACCTCCCCGCCCGGCGCCGGCGGAGGCTTCCGCGGCGGTTCCTCCCGCGCCGGCTCGGGCGCCCGGGAGGCGCGGGGTCCTCCTCGGCCGCCGGCCCCGGCTCGTGCGGTGCGGCGGAGTCCTCCAGCAGCTCCGCCGCCGTGGACCGGGCGGCGAACGACTGCCACGACCCGTCCACCTCCAGCGGGAACCCGTCGCCGGTGCGCAGCAGGCGACGGCGCTCCGGGCTCAGCGGATGCGCGGGGGAGTGGACGCGGGCACGCCGTTCCGGCTCCGCCGGCGCCTCCTCCCGCGATCCGGTGACGTGCGTCTCGACGTGCTCGCGCCGGCCCGTGCCGACGGCCGTCTCGACGACCAGCCCCCACGCACGCCCGGGTTCACTCCTCGGCCAGCGAGATCATCCGGGCGGCCAGGTCCGTGAACGGGCCCTCGCCCGGCTCCTGTTTGACCAGTCCCCGCAGCAGCGTGGCGAGTTCCTCGTCCCGGGCGGCGGCGACCGCGGCCAGCGCCGCGAAGTCCTGCACCAGCTTGGTCTCCAGCTCCTCGCGCGGCACCCGCCGCCCGTCCAGCCAGATCAGCGCCGTCGACTCCACGAGCGAGATCCAGGAGCGCACCACCAGCTCCAGCCGCGCCGGCGCCGGGCCCACCACGCCCATGTGCGCCAGCATCTGCTCGTACGCGGCCTGCCGCACCGAGTCGACCAGCGCGTTGGTGGTGGAGGAGCCCACGGCGGGGCCGCCGCGCATCAGGGCGGAGAAGCCGGGGCCGTGCTCCTCCACGAAGTCGAAGAAACGCGCCATCACCCGCCGCAGGCGCGAGCCCAGCGGACCCTCGTGCGGCTCGGCGAACCGGGACGACAGGTCCTCCGCGGCACGCCTCAACGCGGCTTCGTACAGGCTGAGTTTGCCGGGGAAGTAGTGGTAGACGAGCGGGCGCGAGATGCCCGCCCGGGACGCTATCTCGTCGACCGAGACCTGGTCCGGGGAACGTTTGCTGAACAGTTCGAGAGCCACGCCGATCAACTGCTGCCGGCGCTCCTCGACTCCCATCCTCCGACGCACCCCGGTACCCATGCGAACACCTTACCGATCGGTTCCGGCCTCCCACGGGCCGGAGCGGGAACCGGTGTTCCCCCGGTTCACCGCAACCCGCCGACCGCCCCCCCGTCCTCCAGCGTGCCCTTGAGGTCGGCCCGCGCACCCTTCTCCGCGCGCACCGACAGCATCCGGTCCCGTGCCCTCCCCTCGATGCCGCCCGTGGCCTCCACGGACGTCACCCCGTCGCTGCCGGCCGCGAGCAGGTACCAGGTGCCGCCGGCGGACTTCCACAGCACCCCGGCGAGCACGTCCGGCCGCCGCTCCCCGCACGCCGGCACGTCCTCGGCGCGCGCCGCCACCGCCCCGTACCGCGCGCCCGGCGAGTGGAACTGCGCCAGCACCCGCGCCCCGGCGCCCCGCCAGGTCTCCCCACGGGTGCACAGCCACTCCGCCCGGCCGTCGCCGCCGGGCAGCGGCTGCTCCGCGTACGCCCAGGCGTTGACGCCGCGGACGCCCGCCGACCGCATCGCGGCCAGCGAGCAGGCGTACGGCGCCCAGGTGCGCAGCGCCTTCGCCCCGGACACGTCCTCCGCCTCACCCGGACGCCCGGTGGTCAGCCGCGCCGGGACCAGCTCGCCCAGGTCCGTCAGCAGCCGGGCGCCGGTGCCGTCGGTCAGCTCCAGCGCGTTCCACGCCGTGCACGGCTCCCGCCCCTGGCCGGAGACGAACGGCCCGGTCACCCCGTCCTCCAGGGCGAGGTCCCTGGGGGCCGACCCCGGCGCGCGCAGATCCCGCTCGCCCGCCTCGCGCACCCACGGGGCCACCAGGAAGCGGACGTTGCCGTCCGAGCGGCTCAGCACCACCGCGCTCGCCCCGGCCCGCCCGGCTCCGTCGACCCGCGCCAGGTCCAGGGCCGCGCCCCGCTCCCCCTCCTCCGGCTCGGCGTACCGGGCGAGACGCCAGCCGTCGTAGAGGACCACCACGCGAGCGGCGTCCACCGTGCCCGCGTACAGCAGTTGGGGCGGCCCGGCGGGCCCGCCGGACGGGGTGCCCGGGGTCGCCGACGCCTTGACGCCCTCGCCCGGCCGGGCCCAGACGGCGAGTGCGCGGCGCAGCAGCGCCCGGTCGCCGGCGAGGGCGCCGCGCGCCGGCCACACCGAGAAGTCGGTGCGCGCCGACGTCCTCCACGCCGTGGCGGGCACCCGGGTCAGCCGCGCGGGGTCGAGGGCGGCCTGCGCGGCCGGGTTCCGCGCGTACGGGGGAGCGGCCGGGCCGTCGGCGCCCCAGCCGTCCCCGGGCAGCGACAGCAGCGCCCCGCACACCGCCAGCGCCGCCGCCCCGACCAGCGCGGCTTGCAGATGCCGGCGGCGGCGCAGCAGGTCCGTCGGCCGGGCCTGCAGCGAACAGGGGTCGAACTCGGAGGAGTCGAGCAGCCGGTACGGGTCCGGGATGCCGTCGGCTTCCGCCAGCGCGGCGTCCGGGTCCGCGACGCCCGCGGCGGCCAGCACCCGGCGCACGCCACAGTCCGGCAGCCCCTCCCACCCGCGCAGGGCGTGCGCGGCGCGGGCCGCGGCGGACAGCGCCGACAGCCGCTGGTCCAGGGCGAGTTCGTCGGCGCCGCCCGGCCGCGGGAACACCTTCAGGCCCCACACCTGGGGCAGCAGCGGCGGCAACTGGGCCCGCTTCGGCAGGCCCCGGCGGCGCAGCGGCAGGCCCGCCTCCAGCGCCGAGCGCACCACCTGGAGCCGGATCAGCGCGTAACCGGGGTCGCCGTCCCGGCCGGAGCTCTGGACGGGGATCAGCGGCGCGTCGGCCCGGCCCCGGGGCAGCGCCCGCTGGACCAGGGCGTGCGCGGTGAGCACCCGCCGGGTGCGGCCCATGCGGGACGGCAGCACCAGGTAGGCCAGCCGGACGAGCCGTGGATAGTGCTCGACGAGCGCGGCCTCGGCCTGTTCGACGTCCACGGCCGGCCCGGCCGTGGCGGAGGACGCGGGGGACTGGGCGGCGACATCCTGTGACTGCACGTTCAGCAGAACGAGCGCATCCGTGGATGGTCACCTGACCGCCGCGCCCTTCCGGTCACCGGGCCGGCCGGCCGGCGGGGCGATTGAGCGCCGGGCGTGCCGCAGCCGTATCGAATGCCGAGGGCTCCGCCCGGGGCTCTCCGTGCGGCGTGCCGCCGCGCACGATGTCGCCGTCAAGACCGGAGGAACACATGAGGGTGACCCGACCGAAGCTCGCGCTGACCTGCGCGGTTGCGGCCCTGGCGCTGGCGGGCTGCGGGTCCGGCGGCGCCGGGGAGGAGCGGGTGCCGCCCACCGTCACCGGCAGCCTGGAGAAGCTGGCCGCCGAGGTGAAGTGCGACCCCGACATGCAGACCGACGCCGACACCATCCGGCAGGCGCTGTGCGGGAAGGGCGACGGGAAGTACGTCCTCGCCACGTTCGCCACCGACCGCGGCCAGCGCGAGTGGCTCGACACGGCCAAGGACTACGGCGGTTACTACCTCGTCGGCCGCAAGTGGGTCGCCGTCGGGGAGGAGAGGACGGTCGAGGCGCTGCAGGCCAGCCTCGGCGGCGACCTGGAGGAGGGCTCCGAGCACATGAACCCCGGCGGCAGCCACAACAAGGGCGGCCACCACGGCTGAGCGCCTTCCGGCAGCCCGGCACAGCGGAGGGCCGGCGGCGGGAACTCCCACCGCCGGCCCTCTCCCTCTCCCTCAGGTCCCCTGTCAGCGGGCCCTGCCGCCTACTGGCAGTCGCGGCCGCTGTTGATGCACTCGACCATCTCGTTCATCAGGTCCTCGTCGAAGAAGTTGATGAAGTCGTTGTGGTCGGTGATCGGCTTGTGCAGCTGCTCCGGGAAGGTGTCCACCGCGTACGGGTTCACCAGCCGCCCGTCGTCGATCCGCGGGGCCGGGATGTTGTCGTACACCAGGCGGACCTGGAGCTGCGGGACGGCCTGGAAGCCGTCCGGGCAGGTGCCGTCCGCCGCGACGAAGGCGACGTGCGTGCGGTGATTGGCACTGTCGGTGTTCTGGCCGTCCCAGCAGCTCTGGAAGCTGGACGTGCGGACCACGCCGCTGCCCTCGGGGCAGATCGGGTACTTGTCCGTCACCTGACGGTCCTCGAAGCCGGTGCAGCTCCACGCGGTGTTGGCGTTGCCCGGGCCGTTGGTGAAGGCCTTGGCGTCACCGGTGATGATGCGCAGCGCCCGCGGCATGGCGACGACGTCGCCGGTGCGGTTGCCGACGAACGTCAGGTTCACCTCGGTGGGCGCGACGATCTTGCCGACGTTGCCGTCCCGGCCGCCGCCCGGCTGGTCCTGGTCGATGTCCTGCGTGCCGTCCTGGATCCGCAGCACCGGCCAGAAGTACGACGACCGGTCGCCCTGGTTCTGGCAGCTCGTGTCGCCGCCTGCCAGGTCCTCGTCGCTCGCGAAGGCGTTGTTGGCCTGGTTGCCGACGTAGTCGTGCTGGTGCTGGGCGCCGTTGCTGACGCCGGGAGCGACGATCACGTTGTCCGAGTTGCGCAGCCCGTTCTCGTTGGTGCCGCACACGGTGGTGAAGCTGCCGGTGGAGCCGGTGTCGCCGTTCGCGGGCAGGCCGTTGGGCAGGTTGCGGGAGCCCGGCTGGACGTCCTCGATGCGGATGAAGTCCTCCGCCGCGGGGCCGTTCCCGGCCTGCCCGCCGTTGCCCTGGCCGCCGTCCTGCCCCCCGCCGTTGCCCTGACCGCCGTCCTGCCCCCCGCCGTTCTGGCCGCCGTCGCCGTCGCCGGGCTGCTCCGCGGGCACGCCCTGGCAGCGGGCGAACCGGCCGAGGCCGCGCTTCTGGCCGCCGGCCCGTTCGATGTTGAGGTCGATGCGGTCCAGGGTGGCCGCGCGCTTGGCCTTCAGCGGGCCGAGGACGGCGTTCTCGACGTAGTTCGCGTCACCCGCCTGCGCCTGTCGCGTCTCGGCGAGGCGCGTGTACGCGTCGGTGATCTGGCGGTCGAGCCGCGCCAGTTCCCGCGCGACGCCCCAGCGCGCCTTGCGGGGCACCTTGGTCAGCTTCTGCCCGACGTCCGGACAGTTGATCGTGGCGACCCGGACCTGCCCCGACCTCGTCGCGTTGTGGCGCCCCCCGTTCTCCTCGTGCGCGGAGGCGTGGAAGTTGGCCCAGACCAGACCGCCCCCACCGATCGCCAGGGCCGCCGCCCCGGCTATCACCTTGGTGGCCGGCGGTGTACGGCGTTTTCTCGTGTTGCGTCCCATGGAACTCCTCTGACTTCCTTGCGGGGCATCCCTGTGCGGGGCATCGAGGCGCCCGTGAGGGGAAGCGGCGCCCATGAGTACGCAGACCGCCCCACGGGTGTTCACCCGGCACGGGAATCGATGAGGAGCCGGTGCGGTTCCGTCGGTTCCGACGGCCTTCACGGAGCTGGGAGTTGCCGGTCACCCACCCGAGGTGGAGCCGAGTGCGCCGGTGTCACCGGCCGGGGCCGGAGGACGCCGGCACGCGGCGGTGGGCGGCGGAGGCGCCCACGGCGTCCCGCCGGGTCCCGGTCAGCGCCCGCGCCCGCTCGGCCGGCTCGCTCGCGCCGCCCCCCAGCACGGCCCGGGTGAGCAGGAAGTGCCCGCGCAGCAGGCGCACGGCGGTGACGTGCCCGACCAGCAGCAGCGCCAGTCCCAGCGCACCGGCGGCCAGCGCGGTCGCCTGCCCGGACACCGGCACGAAGCCGTACCAGTACGGGTCCGGCAGCACCCGCCACAGCCCCGCCGCCAGCGCGATCCCCTCCAGCGGGTAGACGAGCAGGGCGAACGGCAGCAGCGCGGTGACGAAGCCGGCCGTCATGTCGGCCGGCAGCCACAGCAGGTCCCGCCGGGTCGCCGGATCGCCCAGCATGCCGCACGTCCGCCCCCACGGATGCGCGTCCCTCGGCAACGGCCGGTACGCGCGCGGGATCCGCACCCCGCCCCACTCGGCCGCCAGCACCCGCCGCCGGTCCGCGAACGCCCGCACGCCCCGCAGCGCGTACGGCGTGGTGACGATGCCGACCCCGACCGGGATCAGCGCGATCGACACCACGGCCGTCACGAGACACACCACCGCCCCCGGCAGCGACACCAGCGCCAGCGCGAGCCCGCGTACCGCCGCGAGCGGGGCGCCCCGCGCCGCGCTCACCTCGCCGTGTCCGTTCGTCCCCGTCGTCATGGGCCCAGTCTCACCGTCCGCGGCCGGCGGCACACTGGGCCCGGCCCCCGCCCTGGGGGTGGGGCTGTCTACACCCCCCGGGCCGCCAGCACCTTCGCCTCGACCTCCGGGTCCAGCCCCTTGACCGTACGGTCCGGGCGCTGCGGCGCCGTGCCGCCGATGTCCCGCAGCCAGGCCCAGGTGTCCGCGACGGTCTCCCCGACCGGGCGGCAGCGCAGTCCGGTCGCCACCGCCCGGGAGACGTCCGCCGAGTGCAGGGCGTCGTGCAGGTCGCTGTGCGGCGGCACCCACACCGGGAGCTGGGTCCACGGCTCCACCCCGGCGTCGAGGATCACCTCGGGCTCCGTCCACCGCAGCTCGGCCGACCCCCCGGTCACCCGCGCACAGGCCTCCAGCAACTCGCCCATGGTGGTGTGCCCCTGCGGCGACATCAGGTTGTACGGCCCGCTCAGTTCCTGTTCCGCCGCCCCGAGGATCCACTCCGCGAGGTCGCGGGCGTCGACGTACTGCAACGGCAGGTCCCGCGGGCCGGGGGCGAGCACCGGGCCGCCGCGCGCCGCGCGGTTCAGCCACCAGGGCAGCCGCCCGACGTTCTCGTACGGCCCGAGCAGCAGCCCGGCCCGCACCAGCACCGACCGGTCCGCGCCGAAGGCGTCCACCGCGGCCAGCTCCCCGCCCCGCTTGTCCCGCGCGTAGTCCGTCACGCCGGCGTCCGGGGAGGCGCCCTCCACCACGGGCGCGTCCTCCCCGTACCCGGCGGGCGGCGCCCAGGTGTACACCGAGCAGCTCGACACGTACACGTACCGCCCGGCCCGGTCCCGCAGCAGCCGCGCCGCGTCCCGCACCGCGCGCGGGGCGGACGACCAGGTGTCGACGACGGCGTCCCACCTGCCCGGGTCCTCGTCGAGCGCCGCCAGCCCGTCCACCGCGGTCCGGTCGCCCAGCAGCTCGCGGGCGCCCTGCGGCGCCGCGTGCCGTCCCCGGTGGAAG from Streptomyces sp. DH-12 carries:
- a CDS encoding DUF1996 domain-containing protein translates to MGRNTRKRRTPPATKVIAGAAALAIGGGGLVWANFHASAHEENGGRHNATRSGQVRVATINCPDVGQKLTKVPRKARWGVARELARLDRQITDAYTRLAETRQAQAGDANYVENAVLGPLKAKRAATLDRIDLNIERAGGQKRGLGRFARCQGVPAEQPGDGDGGQNGGGQDGGQGNGGGQDGGQGNGGQAGNGPAAEDFIRIEDVQPGSRNLPNGLPANGDTGSTGSFTTVCGTNENGLRNSDNVIVAPGVSNGAQHQHDYVGNQANNAFASDEDLAGGDTSCQNQGDRSSYFWPVLRIQDGTQDIDQDQPGGGRDGNVGKIVAPTEVNLTFVGNRTGDVVAMPRALRIITGDAKAFTNGPGNANTAWSCTGFEDRQVTDKYPICPEGSGVVRTSSFQSCWDGQNTDSANHRTHVAFVAADGTCPDGFQAVPQLQVRLVYDNIPAPRIDDGRLVNPYAVDTFPEQLHKPITDHNDFINFFDEDLMNEMVECINSGRDCQ
- the pulA gene encoding pullulanase-type alpha-1,6-glucosidase, yielding MIPRWPASPGRRTARGRRVAAVTVAALAAALVQPVAARAATPPAPPSDAKLAASPARHDLTREQFYFVLPDRFANGDTRNDRGGLTGSRLTHGYDPTDKGFYQGGDLKGLTQKLDYIKGLGTTAIWMAPIFKNQPVQGTGKDASAGYHGYWITDFTQVDPHFGTNEDLETLIDKAHAKGMKVFFDVITNHTADVIDYEEKSYDYLSKGAFPYLTKDGVPFDDADYADGAKRFPRVDAGTFPRTPVVPAAKKRLKVPSWLNDPAMYHNRGDSTFAGESSEYGDFSGLDDLWTERPEVVDGMEKIYQRWVKDFDIDGFRIDTVKHVNMEFWTQWATALDAYAAKRGRDDFFMFGEVYSSDTDVTAPYVTQGRLDATLDFPFQEAARSYASQGGSAQKLASVFGDDYKYTTGRANAYEQVTFLGNHDMGRVGTFLKQDNPEASDAELLKRDMLANELMFLSRGNPVVYYGDEQGFTGAGGDKDARQTLFASRTADYLDDDLIGTGRTHAEDAYDTRSPLYRQISALAELRRAHPALTDGIQQERYADDGPGVYAFSRTATGKDTTEYVVAFNNADESKQATFATGSARTTFKGIHGTDATVRSDADRKITVSVPARSAIVLKAAAPLGKPEAKPALTLKAPEAGATGTVELSADVRGGQLNRVVFAAQAGNGEWQTLGSADHAPYKVTHTIGADVPAGTALRYKAVVIDSAGRTASALAASSAGAPPAEEEPTAASRDYAIVHYQRPDGDYDDWSLYAWGDLADGEATEWPAGHAFTGRDAYGAFAWVKLKPGASDVGFLVVDKDGDKDVATDRTIDVTRTGEVWIRQGDDTVTTERPEYPAQDTTKAVLHYHRADGNYEGWGLHTWTGAANPTDWSKPLEPVETDAYGAVFEVPLAEGATSLSYILHKGDEKDLPSDQSLDLRANGHEVWLVSGQEEYLLPQPAGSAAALDLTTSKAVWIDRSTLVWDGSAAAASTQLLASRTGSVAVRDGKLDTGDARWLRLTKSALTDAQKTEFPHLADGTAWTVDPRDRDRVREALRGQVVATQRAAGGTSQAFGTGGGAVLAATGVQIAGVLDDLYAAGATKARLGPVFRHSRPTLSVWAPTARKVALEIGGRTVAMRRDDATGVWSVTGPASWKGEAYRYAVTVWAPAAGEVVTNKVTDPYATALTTDSERSLVVDLADRSLKPRGWESYTKPKAVPLKDAQIQELHIRDFSVEDRTAKHRGTYLAFTDKDSDGSRHLRKLAQAGTSYVHLLPAFDIATIPERKSDQATVDCDLASYPAGSEKQQECVAKAAAKDAYNWGYDPYHYTVPEGSYATDPDGTARTAEFREMVKALNEDGLRVVMDVVYNHTAAHGQAKTSVLDRIVPGYYQRLLADGSVADSTCCSNTAPENAMMGKLVVDSVVTWAKEYKVDGFRFDLMGHHPKANILAVRKALDALTLTKDGVDGKKIILYGEGWNFGEIADDARFEQATQQNMVGTGIATFSDRARDAVRGGGPFDEDPGVQGFASGLYTDPNSSAANGTPAEQKARLLHYQDLIKVGLSGNLADYTFTDTSGKRVKGSQVDYNGAPAGYAAAPGDALAYADAHDNETLFDALAFKLPKDTPAADRARMQVLAMATAALSQGPALSQAGTDLLRSKSLDRNSYDSGDWFNAIHWNCADGNGMGRGLPPAADNQDKWPYAEPLLGSVTVGCPQIEGASAAYRDLLRIRTTEKAFSLGTAEQVQSRLSFPLSGEDETPGVITMKLGDLVVVFNATPERQQQRVAALAGTGHRLHPVQAEGGDAVVKTSSYAEATGTFTVPARTVAVFTAG
- a CDS encoding NAD-dependent epimerase/dehydratase family protein, coding for MRLLVLGGTEFAGRAVVEAALGRGWEVTVFHRGRHAAPQGARELLGDRTAVDGLAALDEDPGRWDAVVDTWSSAPRAVRDAARLLRDRAGRYVYVSSCSVYTWAPPAGYGEDAPVVEGASPDAGVTDYARDKRGGELAAVDAFGADRSVLVRAGLLLGPYENVGRLPWWLNRAARGGPVLAPGPRDLPLQYVDARDLAEWILGAAEQELSGPYNLMSPQGHTTMGELLEACARVTGGSAELRWTEPEVILDAGVEPWTQLPVWVPPHSDLHDALHSADVSRAVATGLRCRPVGETVADTWAWLRDIGGTAPQRPDRTVKGLDPEVEAKVLAARGV
- a CDS encoding TetR/AcrR family transcriptional regulator; the encoded protein is MGTGVRRRMGVEERRQQLIGVALELFSKRSPDQVSVDEIASRAGISRPLVYHYFPGKLSLYEAALRRAAEDLSSRFAEPHEGPLGSRLRRVMARFFDFVEEHGPGFSALMRGGPAVGSSTTNALVDSVRQAAYEQMLAHMGVVGPAPARLELVVRSWISLVESTALIWLDGRRVPREELETKLVQDFAALAAVAAARDEELATLLRGLVKQEPGEGPFTDLAARMISLAEE
- a CDS encoding 5-carboxymethyl-2-hydroxymuconate Delta-isomerase — protein: MPQITVDYSDNLADGFDRPAFARDLHSAVVEIAAAKPPACKTRFRRTEDPVVGPDTDGHALVHVHIALLAGRTDETKARLTETVLDLLRQYVKPSGGRMLHASAEIRDLDPSYRKYEGE